From Lolium perenne isolate Kyuss_39 chromosome 5, Kyuss_2.0, whole genome shotgun sequence, a single genomic window includes:
- the LOC127304840 gene encoding zinc finger A20 and AN1 domain-containing stress-associated protein 7-like, which yields MAHSPSATSLKRKHPDSDSSSPTGMCPSGCGFFGAAATGNMCSKCYKEKAVPASETTAAQTSVFVPAPASPTAPPEKKAKTIVSVASSDGAVASVKQPTPATTNRCATCRKKVGMLGFRCRCEGTFCSVHRYSDKHDCGFDYKTAAREKIAKNNPKVVADKIATRI from the coding sequence ATGGCGCACAGCCCGTCGGCGACTTCCCTGAAGCGCAAGCATCCCGACAGCGACAGCTCGTCTCCGACCGGCATGTGCCCCAGCGGCTGCGGCTTCTtcggcgccgccgccaccggcaaTATGTGCTCCAAGTGCTACAAGGAGAAAGCCGTCCCCGCCTCCGAAACCACGGCGGCTCAGACGAGCGTCTTCGTCCCTGCCCCTGCATCTCCCACCGCGCCGCCGGAGAAGAAGGCCAAGACCATCGTCTCCGTCGCGTCCTCTGACGGTGCCGTGGCGTCCGTGAAGCAGCCAACGCCGGCGACGACGAACCGGTGCGCGACATGCCGCAAGAAGGTGGGCATGCTGGGGTTCCGCTGCCGCTGCGAGGGCACCTTCTGCAGCGTCCACCGCTACTCCGACAAGCACGACTGCGGCTTCGACTACAAGACGGCTGCCAGGGAGAAGATTGCCAAGAACAACCCGAAGGTCGTTGCCGACAAGATCGCAACGAGGATCTGA
- the LOC139831616 gene encoding uncharacterized protein, producing MATCLRKVAVEEFGVTKGSRREAKDTWWWNDEVQKVIREKKDCFRCLYLDRSAANMAKYKVAKKAAKRAVSEARGRAYEDLYQRLNMKEGERDFYKMAKFRERKTRDVNEVKCIKDEDDQLLVKNEAIKRRWREYFDNLYNGEAGSSTIELDDSFDDTSMCFVRRIQESEVKEALRGMKGGKAMGPDGCSIDLSSEN from the exons ATGGCGACCTGCTTGCGGAAGGTCGCTGTAGAGGAGTTTGGGGTGACTAAGGGAAGTAGAAGGGAAGCTAAGGATACCTGGTGGTGGAACGATGAGGTCCAGAAGGTTATTAGGGAGAAAAAGGATTGTTTCAGATGCCTATATCTGGACAGGAGTGCAGCTAACATGGCGAAGTACAAGGTGGCGAAGAAGGCTGCAAAGCGGGCGGTGAGTGAAGCAAGGGGTCGGGCGTATGAGGACCTCTACCAACGTTTAAACATGAAGGAAGGCGAAAGGGACTTCTATAAGATGGCCAAGTTTAGGGAGAGGAAGACGAGGGATGTCAACGAAGTCAAGTGCATCAAGGACGAAGATGATCAGCTTCTTGTGAAGAATGAGGCGATCAAGCGTAGATGGCGGGAGTACTTTGACAACCTTTACAATGGAGAGGCTGGGAGCTCTACCATTGAGCTAGACGACTCCTTTGATGATACCAGCATGTGCTTTGTGCGACGTATCCAGGAGTCTGAGGTTAAGGAGGCGTTAAGGGGGATGAAAGGCGGCAAGGCGATGGGTcctgatg GATGCTCAATTGACTTGAGCAGCGAAAATTAA
- the LOC127304839 gene encoding zinc finger A20 and AN1 domain-containing stress-associated protein 7-like: MAHDASATSLKRKHPDSDSSSPTGMCPSGCGFFGAAATGNMCSKCYKEKAVPASETTAAQASVFVPASPTAPPEKKAKTIVSVASSDGAVASMKQPTPATTNRCAACRKKVGMLGFRCRCEGTFCSVHRYSDKHECGFDYKTAAREKIAKNNPTVVADKIATRI; this comes from the coding sequence ATGGCGCACGACGCGTCGGCGACTTCCCTGAAGCGCAAGCATCCCGACAGCGACAGCTCGTCTCCGACCGGCATGTGCCCCAGCGGCTGCGGCTTCTtcggcgccgccgccaccggcaaCATGTGCTCCAAGTGCTACAAGGAGAAAGCCGTCCCCGCCTCTGAAACCACGGCGGCTCAGGCGAGCGTCTTCGTCCCTGCATCTCCCACCGCGCCGCCGGAGAAGAAGGCCAAGACGATCGTCTCCGTCGCGTCCTCTGACGGTGCCGTGGCGTCCATGAAGCAGCCGACACCGGCGACGACGAACCGGTGCGCGGCATGCCGCAAGAAGGTGGGCATGCTGGGGTTCCGCTGCCGCTGCGAGGGTACCTTCTGCAGCGTCCACCGCTACTCCGACAAGCACGAATGCGGCTTCGACTACAAGACGGCTGCCAGGGAGAAGATTGCCAAGAACAACCCAACGGTCGTTGCCGACAAGATAGCCACGAGGATCTGA